The Acomys russatus chromosome X, mAcoRus1.1, whole genome shotgun sequence genome segment CTAGTGAATAGTGCTACAGTAAATTGATGTGCCAATATCTCTGTGATATGTTGGCATGGGATCTTTTGAGCAAAAATTCAGAAGTAACACAGCTGGTTATAGTTTTTTGAGTAACTTTCATACTCACTACCAAACTTGGAGTGCCAATGTGTAAGCCAAGAAAGCAGGTTAGACCATTAGACCTTAAGTAGTGAATTAATAGTGAAAATCAGAAAAAGCCacatggagggaaggaggagcttTAGGGAAAGAATTAACACAAAGTGTTAAGAAAAGTGTACTTAATACAGAGAtacaaaagacagaggcaggagaatatctGAAttttaggccaacctggtctacaaaataagtctaggacagctaagtttatacaaagaaacccatcttcaaaaactaaaaacaaacaaaacaaaacaacaacaaaaacccaaacaaacagacaaaacatagatacaaagaagaaaagttacACTTTTCTCAATAATTCAGAAAAGTAGACTTAAGGTGGATTTGTCATCTTAAAGAATGGTCCCTTTGCCAAGTAACGATCTCTGTAATTGGGTAATCACAGTCATGTTTGAGGTAACTTTAAATACTAGGCCTCTACGTAGACCAAATAGTGTTCCCTAATACTATTCCCTAGATCCTTGATCAAATCTACTGTAGTTGTTACAGTTTCACCAATGGTTTACAAAGGTTCTCTTTTGTTCATTCACTCATTGGAATTTGTTGTAACCCCCCATTTTGGGTTTTTACTCGTTATTATTCtcctatattatttttatgtataatataatgtGTGCTACAGTACATATATGTAAGTTAAAGGAAAGCTTTCATGATTCATAATTTCAGTGAATGATCCAGGTATCAAATCAAGTCATGATGATTATGTAGAAAGTGGCATTAGTAGCTATTGATTCTTAGCTGCCCAGCCTTCCTTAGTTACTGATATCCTGACTTGATCAGAAATTGCTATGCAGATTTCGTTGACATATTTCTAGTTATGTCAAAGATTTCCTCTTAATGGCTATTGGCTATTACCATCTTTTTTTCTATGAACTACctaataagtaataaaatttttTCTATAGTTTAAATGTTTAAGTCTCTGTTTTAGAAATATTCATAGATCACTCATAGGCACAGTGTGAAACACAATAGTTTCATAGAAAAAGTCACAAATGCTGACATGGTTCTCTTCAGTTAGAATATATTCAAGGTATATTAGGTGAAACTCATCCTCAACATACTATCTGGCACATGGGAGGAACAGTTTTGTTACAGCATGTCCTTCTGTCAGAATGCATTGGATTCTGTCACCAAGCTTGGATGAAATGGAGGCCGTAGATGTTCACAGaaaatttttttgctttgttttatttttcgagacagggtttctctatgttagccatGGCTATTTTGGactggacttgtagaccaggttggtatcaaactcaaagtgattcacgtccttctgcctcccaagttttgcGATTAAAGGCTTGGTACACCAGAAATTgagttaaaaagcaaaagaaaaaaaaaagctacccaGGGCTATACAGATGACTTAGTAAAGTGCTTGTTATGAAAGCTCATAGAACTCAGTTTTATTTCCAGCGCCAATAGAAAAAGCTACTTGTCTTGAGAGGCACCGAACATATTGCTACTACCAATTCCTGATGCGTTTGAATTTTGTCAGATAAATAAAGAGTTGAAAATCGTGCCAAAGACTCACACAAAAATTTTCGCAGTGTGGAAATAAACGGGGAAAACtataattacacacatataatgctAATAAAAGGGGAAGCTGGGTAATAAGGATCTGGAATTCAGGCCACCATGGACTATCTAATGACATTGAAGATTACATGAATTTTGTAGTGAATTATTGTCCCAAAAATGTTCCCCACATTACCAGTTGCTAGGACTGCTTGATATTGAATCCTAAAGCTACATTTTTTCTTGATGTATTttcaaattgttcttttttttctctttttgcttttggcttttcaagaaagggtttctctgtgtagccttgtctgccgtggactttgtagaccaggctgctgaAACTAAGTGGTcggcctaactctgcctccctgattgctgggattcaAAGTCTCTACTACCACTCTTGGCTGGCTTTGTTTTCCAATTCGAATTCAATAAGTTGTTTAGGCAAATCTAAAGTGAAACTGCTTTCACACTCTTTCCAACACAATTCCCCTACTCTCCCCGCACCTTCCAGTAACCGTTTCTTCTCACTCTTGCCCCCATCTGCCCCACATCCCATCTATTTCCCATCACTCCCATTCCCAACCTCCCATCTATCTGTCCTCTCTTCACCTCCCAACTACCCCACACCCAATCCATCAGCTCTTCTCACTAAGCCCTCATGTACCCCACATCGGCCCTCCTCTCACtttactcaaaggaaaaaaacacggCTGATAATGTTAGCAAACATTTTTTATTGTGATGATGGGCAATGAAGTTATATTGCGTATCTCCTGGTCCACTCTCGGGCTAattcttcatatttctttttatcactGTGATAGACCTTAGCAATTTCCACAACCAAAGGATCATTCGGATTTGGGTCACAAAGTAATGAGCAgatagaaagtaaaattttagaGATAGTGAGTGCCGGTGACCATGCAGATTTCAAGATATCGAGACAGATGGTTCCATCATGGCCAATATTTGGATGGTAAATTCGAGTAGTAAATGAGACACTAGGAGGTTTGAAAGGGTAGCTGGGTGGGAAATGGATTGAAAGGGAAAAGACCCCTCCTTGGTAGGGGCTGTTGTCAGGCCCGGTTATAGTTGCTTGCCAGTGAAACATATCATCCGCCACTGGCCCTGCAGAACAGTGTTCCAGGGGATCTCGCGACATGGCAAGTAATTCCTTCTTGATTCGTTTAAGAGCCATTGACTCGGAACAACGACGAAATATAATCACTGACACTGACACCTGGTAGACGGCTCAGTTGAAGGTAGCCTATAGAGCAAGATGAGAAAATATCAGATGATTAGGCTGAAGGCTAGGCCTAGTTATTAAGGCATAATTCAGAGGTGGATGAGGCAAAGAAAGAGCAAGGGCTAGAAGCATTAGCTATTCAAAGATGTCTGTACTTACACAGCCTCCTGTAGCTTTCGCTCCGAAGTTAAAAACTCCACTATACTGATGTGGAAGACAGAGCAGCCAGGAGAGCCTGATACCTCCAGCCCTCCCGCGGCAGCCTCAAGGTCAGAGTGCTTCGGCTCAGAATGTCTGGACAGCTCTTAAGCGATTTTCTGTGAGGTCATAACGAACGTAATGATGACTAAAGGGCACGCGGGGTTAACGTGGGGTCAACGTCGGGTCAGCGAGGGGCCAGTATGAGGGTATGAGGTCAGCATGGGTGTTCACTTTAGAACAATGTAGGAAAGGAGCATGGTGGGCGCAAGGGTAGAACGACCCATGCCTCGGTGCCTCATAGAGCAGTTGCTCTTTGTGCTAATGAGTTACAATGAACTTCTTCCACCCATACAGAAGGAATCGGTCAACGCCCCTCTACTCACTACAATGGCTTtgctgtaatttttctatttttaaagtcaaCACACTTAATTTTATGTAGccattaaatttatgtattttctaaGCATGCTATTATGTAGTATAAACAAGTGTAGGAAATTCAATACTGACATAGACTGTTTAAAGTAACTATTAGCTACAGATTTATAAGTTTTGATATAAATTATGTCTTCAAAAATATTGAGTTTTCAAAAAATTCCTACGGGATATTGGAAGACAAAACTAGCCATTGTAATCACTTGCACTATATGTAAGCAATACATTTAATGACAATGTAGTAGTTATATCTGATGtaataatataacattttatcTGTATTACAATTTTATTAAGTAGTCAATATTACTCTTAAGGTTAAAAAAAGGTTCTTCCTTAAATAAGCAACTCATGATGTCTTCACTTGCCCACTTATTCTTCTCGAGTCCAGAGCATTCCTATAATGTCCGGTGTCTGATTTCTTTCCCCTAATACTTATAAAGAGTGGAGTACAACTCATGCCAAACCCTTGACCAGTTCTTCTCAGTATTAAAGGGCTTAACATTGACAATAAACTCTGACAACTTGGAAATGAATAGAAAATGGGACAagagtacgtgtgaaaatcataccccactctctactcaactgtggagaatgtcctatccattggctaaatctgcgtagaggtttgaagttaacagcctgtattgtccttgcctggtccATAGTCTGAGCGGGACCGTTgggcccaactctgcctatcataatgttcttcttgtaggtgcctcatatttgaccaggtcccctggatggggagacctggtggcacttagaggaaggatagcaggctaccaagaagagacttgatgccctatgagcatatacaatgggaggaaatccccctcaggcacaatcataggggaggggaataaggggaaaatgggagggagggaaaaatgggaggatacaaaggatgggagaaccattgaggtgcaagaaaaataaattattaaaataaaataaaataaataggacaAGAAAGCAGGCTCATATTTGTACTTTCAAAGTTATAAGGAAGTTAAACACCTTTATGGTGTGTTATAATAAGATTATTCTTCTCTTCaacgtttttttttgttttgttttgttttgttttgttttttgtaagctATATGGATTTACTTTCATTCACAGAAAACCTGTGTACTCAAGAACTTTTTTGATGTAGGAGTCATAATGGGACACTGACAATTCTTTGTAAATGAGTGATGATTATAATTACTAAAAAGtggagtaaataaatgaaaatttagcaGATAAGTTCTTATGTGTaactgatttttctgtttctttctttctttctttctttctttctttctttctttctttcttccttccttccttactttctctctttttgagacaaggtgtcagtGTGTTGCCCTCACTTTCTAgactggaagtcactatgtagaccaggctggacttgatgccacagagatccacctgtcactgCCTCGCATAgcataattgatttttatttctaattaataCACGTTAAGgggacatatatatgtgtgctcaCTACTGTATTAAAATTTtgagtaaaaataatattatgaaatattttacatattttatcttctctttctcctcctcgtcctcttcgTCACATTTCCTGTTTTAGTGCTACTGCATCAATGTACTAGAAAATGGGTGtcaaaacagaagcaaatttAGTTTTCCACAGTTGTTCATGTTGAATTTTGAATCTAAGTCATTAGCGGGTATATAATGCTTCTGATGACTATGGAATGAATCTATAATTATGTCTTCCAagctttgtttttgctgttgtttgttttgtttccctacTTTCTAGTGAGCAAACCCAAGGCCTGTTTTTGTTAGGCAAAAGCTCTAACACTGAGTTAAATGTCCCATTTTCCAAGCTTTCTAATGTTACCTCTGTCTCAGGTTCTATTCTTAAAGTCAGTGATCCTTTTTGTTAAAATGTCAAAAACTTCATCGCTCTGCAACTACTTTaatgtgttttgctttgtgttgttgATTCTTTTTCTAGACAGTATTTCTCtgatagacttggctgtcctggactcaatttgtaggtAAGACTGGCTGAAgtctcacagtaatccacctgcctctgcctccctgggttcTAGGGTAAAGTCATGTATAACCATGTCTGGCTACAAACATTAATTTTGTTCTCTAAAGGTTATTGTTGTCATGTGCAAATGCTCCTTAAATTTAGTATAAGCTTGTGTCTCTATAAATACAAAGTAAACTAAAAAATGAACACTTAAAATACATTGAATATACTTAACACCAATCAAATTAGTATAACTTGGCAAGATAGTGTGGAATGTTGATATTTTATCTTATGATCATATGGCTTACTGAAAGTTTACTGCTCCCAATTGCTTATcatcttgagaatttcatgccaTACACTGCTAACTTATAAATTGTTATAAAAGAATTTATGCATTATTTCTCTTGAGTATATATTTCTTTCAAACTTTGAAAATCTGTAGGTTGCACTTTATCAAATCTAGTATTTTTTGTATTTGACTTTGTTTGTTTAGAAGGCTAATGTTTATAAATCATCAATTTCTGGAGGTTTCCTTCATGTTTTTGTGAGCAAAACTTTTTTGGAAAAAAGTTTATCTTACCTTGATGCTACTACAAAGTTGATTAACTTACTATACCTTTCAATGATTATGGAAAGGTTAGAAGGTTTCAAGTCAAGAGCCTATATTATAATTTGTTCCAGCAATTTTTAGTTCTCTTAATAATTATTTCTCACCCACCTTTGTGTCTGACCGAATATTCCTGTGGTCATTAAGTGAAAGCTTTTGGAATGTAGTCACTTACATACAACTAGGTTTAAGCAACCAAAAGGCTAAGGATATTATCAAATAACATCTGAggcttatcttcctgttcttctgtaGTCCATCTACTGGATATTTacacaaaatttattttcaaactctcttaattaatgattttcttgttcttttactACAAGGCTTCATGAGACCATTACTATACCAAAATATCGATCTGAAGAAattctaaattgtttttaaaaaacacggTTGTTCATATTTGACTCAAGGAAAAGTATCTTTTATCCcttcataaataaaatgtgttttattgttgttcaTTGAAATTATTTAATAGTGTTTTGCATAGTTATTTTGTCTCTCAAATTTTGTTAcacttatcaaaaaaaaaaaaaaaaggacttcacATTCTACAAATTGTTAGTCAGTATAAATCAGCAAGTTAAACACaagcattattttctttctaataatgTATCATAAAAAATTGTTATGCCATTTTGCTTAACAAAAAGGAATCACATTTCCACCAATTTTCTACAATTACTTCTCAAGCTTCTTTAAAAGAATTCTTATCACCCTATTTCTTTTAGTATTTGATCCATATATTCCCTACATTGATAGCCATGTTGGTTACAATTAGCTTTCTTCTCAGTTTTCATCAAAATTATGTTTCCCGCTATCATTGGCTTAataaaatttgggtttttttctcattcattcctcAATATTCTTCCAACTTCTACACACTAATCAATTATAACATAAGTTTCACAATTTATGGTAGATCAATGGTAAATAAGAATGATGAATTGTGTTAATAGTTAAATATAATCAAGTTAGAGgtagatatttttcttccttatttgtaaattaaatttgttttgctttgttacaTTAAGATTTACTCTCTAGAGAACtatcatgaaagaaaattaacaacaacaacaataacaacaaacaacaaagaaacaaagaaaaaataaaatgaaagtgtaAAACAAAGAGCAATGTCTGAAAAACTGAGCCAAACTAATTCTCACTCATCAAATGttgataaaaaatattaaaataacttatatttttctttttgatttttgaagaaaacattttaaatagtgTGTTGTTTTTCTACATTAAAACACCATTATCTGTAGAAAAAATCCATTTTATCTACAGTAGAAGTGAAGTTAGGCATATTACTTGAAGGCAGATTTGATCCAT includes the following:
- the LOC127184724 gene encoding ubiquitin-conjugating enzyme E2-17 kDa-like codes for the protein MLELDLGSMALKRIKKELLAMSRDPLEHCSAGPVADDMFHWQATITGPDNSPYQGGVFSLSIHFPPSYPFKPPSVSFTTRIYHPNIGHDGTICLDILKSAWSPALTISKILLSICSLLCDPNPNDPLVVEIAKVYHSDKKKYEELAREWTRRYAI